The Rhodococcus triatomae genome includes a window with the following:
- a CDS encoding GntR family transcriptional regulator produces the protein MNRPLSPLNAPQTAVVIADQLRERILDGSYGPGEQLSEANLAAQLEISRGPVREALQRLAQEGLLVSHRNRGVFVVELSAHDVAEIYAAREAVETAAARTVFEFPDERRGSAVDRLAAIVARMPPLIEAGDWTRLAKLDLEFHTALVEAAGNSRLARIYSTLAAESRICMVHLENAYHRPGALTEEHQRLVDRLAGDSWDDLAKAIHTHLVTAVEDLTLLMARRDAQREDRQ, from the coding sequence ATGAACCGACCACTCTCACCCCTCAACGCCCCGCAGACGGCGGTGGTGATCGCCGATCAGCTCCGCGAGCGGATCCTCGACGGCTCGTACGGGCCGGGCGAACAGCTGAGCGAGGCGAACCTCGCTGCGCAGCTGGAGATCTCCCGCGGCCCCGTGCGCGAGGCACTGCAACGGCTCGCGCAGGAAGGGCTGCTGGTGAGCCACCGCAATCGCGGCGTGTTCGTCGTGGAACTGTCCGCCCACGACGTCGCGGAGATCTACGCTGCCCGGGAGGCAGTGGAGACGGCCGCAGCGCGGACGGTGTTCGAGTTCCCGGACGAGCGGCGCGGATCCGCCGTCGACCGGCTGGCGGCGATCGTCGCGCGGATGCCGCCGCTGATCGAGGCAGGAGACTGGACCCGGCTGGCGAAGCTGGATCTCGAATTCCACACCGCGCTGGTGGAAGCGGCCGGAAACAGTCGTCTGGCGCGGATCTACTCGACACTCGCCGCCGAATCCCGGATCTGCATGGTGCATCTGGAGAATGCCTACCATCGCCCCGGTGCGCTGACCGAGGAACATCAGCGCCTGGTCGACCGGCTCGCCGGCGATTCCTGGGACGATCTGGCGAAGGCCATCCACACCCACCTGGTCACCGCCGTGGAGGATCTCACGCTGCTCATGGCTCGGCGTGACGCCCAGCGGGAGGATCGACAGTGA